The Candidatus Accumulibacter similis genome has a segment encoding these proteins:
- a CDS encoding acyl-CoA-binding protein, whose protein sequence is MSDLTAQFEAAVASSKKLPERPGNATLLKLYALYKQASEGDVTGRRPGFTDMVGRAKFDAWAALKGTTGEDAMQQYIALVEQLRAG, encoded by the coding sequence GAGGCCGCCGTGGCCAGTTCCAAGAAGCTGCCCGAGCGTCCCGGCAACGCCACCCTGTTGAAGCTGTATGCGCTCTACAAGCAGGCCAGCGAGGGTGACGTCACCGGCAGGCGCCCGGGCTTCACCGACATGGTCGGTCGTGCCAAGTTCGATGCCTGGGCGGCGCTGAAGGGCACGACGGGCGAAGATGCGATGCAACAGTACATCGCGCTGGTCGAGCAGTTGCGGGCAGGCTGA
- a CDS encoding polyhydroxyalkanoic acid system family protein — MSDIMIRRRHGKSLTEARASAEHMAAELKDEFDLNYSWSGDVMRFKRPGVAGDLAVDEREVTLNIRLGFLLFALKPTIEREIHRFFDENFPA; from the coding sequence ATGAGCGACATCATGATCCGCCGCCGCCACGGCAAGAGCCTCACCGAGGCACGCGCCTCGGCCGAGCACATGGCGGCCGAGTTGAAAGACGAATTCGACCTCAACTATTCGTGGAGCGGTGACGTCATGCGCTTCAAGCGGCCCGGTGTCGCGGGAGATCTGGCGGTCGACGAGCGCGAGGTCACCCTCAACATCCGCCTGGGATTCCTGCTCTTTGCCCTCAAACCGACGATCGAGCGCGAGATTCACCGCTTCTTCGACGAGAACTTCCCCGCCTGA
- the rsgA gene encoding ribosome small subunit-dependent GTPase A, with the protein MTVSGTVVAAHGRQYRVELADGTTVLCVPRGKKSELVCGDGVLIEQLDSEQGVIESLTPRQSLLYRSDPGREKLIAANVTQIVIVVATDPPFSDELITRCIVAAESQGIAVLIVLNKCDLADRLAAAAAILAPYERLGYRVLRLAARHDASPLAAHLSHHLSLLIGQSGMGKSTLINALIPAARARTREISHALHGGKHTTTHARLYRPSPQAALIDSPGLTAFGLHHLSASEIAEAFVELRPLLGSCRFRNCRHDREPDCSVQAALSRGEIDPRRFAAFRTLCTDID; encoded by the coding sequence TTGACGGTAAGCGGAACGGTTGTCGCCGCCCACGGGCGACAGTATCGCGTCGAGCTGGCCGATGGAACAACCGTGCTCTGCGTGCCGCGTGGCAAGAAGAGCGAGCTGGTCTGCGGCGACGGCGTATTGATCGAGCAGCTCGACTCGGAACAGGGAGTGATCGAGTCGCTCACACCGAGACAAAGCCTGCTCTATAGATCGGACCCGGGCCGCGAGAAACTCATCGCGGCGAACGTGACGCAGATCGTCATCGTCGTCGCGACCGACCCGCCATTCTCGGACGAGTTGATCACCCGTTGCATCGTCGCCGCCGAAAGCCAAGGCATCGCCGTCCTGATCGTCCTCAACAAGTGCGATCTCGCAGACCGCCTGGCGGCAGCGGCAGCCATCCTCGCGCCGTACGAGAGACTCGGCTACCGTGTGCTCAGGCTTGCGGCACGCCACGATGCCAGCCCACTGGCGGCGCACCTGTCGCATCACCTCAGCCTGCTGATCGGGCAATCCGGCATGGGCAAGTCAACGCTGATCAATGCCCTGATCCCAGCAGCCCGCGCCCGCACCAGAGAGATTTCACACGCACTGCACGGCGGCAAGCACACGACGACGCACGCACGCCTCTACCGCCCCAGCCCACAAGCGGCACTCATCGACTCGCCCGGACTGACCGCTTTCGGGCTGCACCACCTGTCGGCCAGCGAGATCGCCGAAGCCTTCGTCGAGCTGCGCCCGCTGCTCGGCAGTTGCCGCTTCCGGAACTGCCGCCACGACCGTGAACCCGATTGCAGCGTACAGGCCGCACTGTCGCGCGGGGAAATCGACCCTCGCCGCTTCGCCGCCTTTCGCACACTCTGTACCGACATCGACTGA
- a CDS encoding 4a-hydroxytetrahydrobiopterin dehydratase, with the protein MTHIHPLRCASRACSEHEHDRRRGDGVKSGEQDLAAEHCHPLRGRQHAIDPPQAAALLDQLPGWQIDATGVLRKEFGFSSYTAAVLFVNVVAGLAERENHHPDLEVGYGRVIVRYSTHDVGGLSRNDFVCAAKVEALARI; encoded by the coding sequence ATGACTCACATCCACCCGCTGCGCTGCGCATCGCGCGCCTGCAGCGAACATGAACACGACCGGCGAAGAGGAGACGGTGTGAAATCAGGCGAACAGGATCTCGCAGCGGAACACTGCCACCCGCTGCGCGGCAGGCAACACGCAATCGACCCGCCGCAGGCGGCGGCGTTGCTCGACCAGCTTCCGGGCTGGCAGATTGACGCGACGGGCGTTCTGCGAAAGGAGTTCGGCTTCAGCAGCTACACCGCCGCAGTCCTTTTCGTCAATGTGGTCGCCGGACTGGCGGAGCGCGAGAACCACCACCCCGACCTTGAGGTCGGCTATGGCCGCGTCATCGTCCGCTACAGCACGCACGACGTCGGCGGGCTGTCGCGCAATGATTTCGTCTGCGCGGCCAAGGTCGAGGCGCTGGCAAGAATTTGA
- a CDS encoding M48 family metallopeptidase codes for MPNALSLSFIAALLLVCGCRLWLARRQAACVMAHRAAVPAGFAGRIGLPAHQKAADYTLARGRFGRVCLVVEVCLVLLLTFGGGLQAIHDFWSARLDGLAYGVALIFSVVLISALADLPLTLYRQFVIEERFGFNRMTATLFLADLARQAALALVIGTPALLAVLWLMERMGQWWWFHVWLFWCAFNLFLLFVYPTWIAPLFNRFSPLDDTRLRTRIEALLARCGFASSGLFVMDGSKRSSHGNAYFTGFGRSKRIVFFDTLLNRLQPGEVEAVLAHELGHYRHRHVAKRMIMLFAVSLAMLAVLGQLIDAEWFFRGLGLRDENTALGLLLFFLVGPVFTFLLTPLLSLLSRRDEYEADRFAAANASASELVAALVKLYEDNAATLTPDPLHSLFYDSHPPAALRIARLQRT; via the coding sequence ATGCCAAACGCCTTGTCCCTTTCCTTCATCGCCGCCCTGCTGCTGGTGTGTGGCTGCCGACTCTGGCTGGCGCGACGCCAGGCTGCCTGCGTCATGGCACACCGTGCGGCGGTCCCCGCCGGCTTTGCCGGTCGGATCGGACTGCCGGCGCATCAAAAGGCCGCCGACTACACTTTGGCGCGTGGCCGCTTCGGCCGGGTCTGCCTGGTCGTCGAGGTTTGCCTCGTGCTGCTGCTCACTTTCGGCGGCGGCCTGCAAGCGATCCACGACTTCTGGTCAGCACGCCTCGACGGCTTGGCCTATGGCGTTGCCCTGATCTTCAGCGTTGTCCTGATCTCGGCCTTGGCGGACCTGCCGCTGACGCTCTACCGGCAGTTCGTCATCGAAGAACGCTTTGGCTTCAACCGGATGACGGCGACCCTCTTTCTCGCCGACCTGGCCAGACAGGCCGCGCTCGCACTGGTCATCGGCACCCCCGCGCTCCTCGCGGTGCTCTGGCTGATGGAACGGATGGGGCAGTGGTGGTGGTTCCACGTCTGGCTGTTCTGGTGCGCATTCAATCTCTTTCTGCTGTTTGTGTACCCGACCTGGATTGCGCCTCTGTTCAACAGGTTCTCGCCCCTCGACGACACCCGTCTCCGGACGCGCATCGAGGCACTTCTCGCGCGTTGCGGCTTCGCCAGTTCCGGGCTCTTCGTCATGGACGGCTCGAAGCGATCCAGCCACGGCAACGCCTACTTCACCGGTTTTGGCCGCAGCAAGCGGATCGTCTTTTTCGACACCCTGCTCAACCGTCTGCAACCGGGCGAGGTCGAAGCCGTGCTGGCACACGAACTCGGACATTACCGGCACCGCCATGTGGCCAAGCGGATGATCATGCTGTTTGCCGTCTCGCTCGCCATGCTTGCCGTTCTCGGCCAACTGATCGACGCCGAATGGTTCTTTCGCGGGCTTGGCCTGCGCGACGAGAACACGGCCCTGGGACTGCTGCTCTTCTTTCTCGTCGGCCCGGTCTTCACTTTCCTGCTGACACCCTTGCTCAGCCTGCTGTCACGCCGCGACGAGTACGAGGCCGATCGCTTCGCCGCGGCCAACGCGTCGGCCAGCGAGCTGGTCGCGGCACTGGTGAAGCTCTACGAAGACAATGCGGCCACCTTGACCCCGGACCCGTTACACTCGCTCTTCTATGACTCACATCCACCCGCTGCGCTGCGCATCGCGCGCCTGCAGCGAACATGA
- the orn gene encoding oligoribonuclease, whose translation MAQAENRLVWLDMEMTGLEPERDRIIELAMVLTDDQLVTIAESPVWAVHQSDACLGAMDEWNRKTHGRSGLIERVRASLLDEAAVEAAALDFLRAHVAQGASPMCGNSVGQDRRFMLRYMPQLEAWFHYRNLDVSTLKELCRRWKPDLARGFVKKADHTALADIRESIGELQYYREHFIRS comes from the coding sequence ATGGCACAGGCCGAAAATCGCCTCGTCTGGCTGGACATGGAGATGACCGGGCTCGAGCCCGAGCGGGACCGCATCATCGAGCTGGCGATGGTCCTGACCGACGATCAACTGGTGACGATTGCCGAGTCGCCGGTGTGGGCGGTGCACCAGAGCGACGCCTGTCTCGGCGCGATGGACGAGTGGAACCGCAAGACGCACGGTCGTTCGGGGTTGATCGAGCGGGTCAGGGCGTCGTTGCTTGACGAGGCGGCGGTCGAGGCGGCCGCGCTGGATTTTCTGCGCGCGCACGTGGCGCAGGGGGCGAGTCCGATGTGCGGCAACTCGGTGGGCCAGGATCGGCGCTTCATGTTGCGCTACATGCCGCAGCTGGAGGCATGGTTCCACTATCGCAACCTCGACGTCAGCACGCTGAAGGAGCTTTGCCGACGCTGGAAACCGGATCTCGCCAGGGGTTTTGTCAAGAAGGCCGATCACACTGCGCTGGCCGACATCCGTGAATCAATTGGCGAACTGCAGTACTACCGCGAGCATTTCATCCGGTCGTAA
- a CDS encoding glycosyltransferase family 39 protein, with product MLEHAKPARFRGLTLPPSGWSLALLLALYVLPGLIGHDPWKNDDAVTIGVVHEMLSSGNWLTPGLAGRPYPDAPLYYWLAASSGYLSSWLLPLHDGARLASGVCTLLALAFILLAARELHGRGEAPAAPLLLAGSIGFLFHAHEAQPMLATLAAHAAAYWGLTQLDRRPRRGAIVFATALGLGLLTNGLAAMLPLLPVAALVAWRAENRQHAVILLAASLLLATLPAAAWLLALSLRDPAYLAAFGLAELSQLGGTAQPWSRLLRLLLMLPWYAWPAFPLAAWALWARRRHLRRTPLALPIFALLFALPTISFWLDGRSASALLLLPPLVLLAVPGVSSLRRGAANAFDWFGMITFSILALLAWLGWCAIVFGWPASLGRQSLRLAPGFIAHFSLIAAGFALLATAAWCWLIVTTARSPMRGIMHWMAGLTLFWLLVAALWMPWIDHIKTYRQPAASLARNLPTSYGCIASVNVGDPVLASLDYFEGIRTLPAASPAARNCELRLTHGSPRDGGLTTGSGWRKIWQGGRPTDRRESEKLQLYLRGSNRAAAGAS from the coding sequence ATGCTGGAACATGCGAAGCCGGCTCGTTTCCGGGGCCTCACCCTGCCGCCAAGCGGCTGGAGCCTCGCCCTCCTGCTCGCCCTTTACGTCCTGCCTGGCCTGATCGGCCACGACCCGTGGAAGAACGACGACGCCGTGACCATCGGCGTCGTACACGAGATGTTGTCGAGCGGCAACTGGCTGACACCGGGACTCGCCGGCCGTCCGTATCCTGACGCTCCCCTGTACTACTGGCTGGCAGCGAGCAGCGGCTACCTGTCATCCTGGCTGCTGCCGCTGCATGATGGCGCCCGCCTCGCCAGCGGCGTGTGCACCCTGCTGGCGCTTGCCTTCATTCTGCTCGCAGCCCGCGAACTGCACGGCCGCGGCGAGGCCCCAGCAGCGCCGCTGCTGCTGGCCGGCAGTATCGGCTTCCTCTTCCATGCGCACGAGGCGCAACCGATGCTGGCGACGCTGGCAGCGCATGCGGCCGCCTACTGGGGGCTGACACAGCTCGATCGGCGGCCACGCCGTGGCGCCATCGTCTTCGCCACGGCCCTCGGCCTCGGCCTGCTGACCAACGGCCTGGCGGCAATGCTGCCCCTGCTGCCGGTCGCAGCCCTCGTCGCCTGGCGCGCCGAGAACCGGCAACATGCAGTGATCCTGCTGGCGGCCTCCCTGCTGCTGGCCACCCTTCCTGCCGCCGCCTGGCTCCTTGCCCTGTCACTCCGCGACCCGGCATATCTGGCTGCCTTCGGTCTCGCGGAGTTGAGCCAGCTCGGCGGCACGGCGCAACCCTGGTCACGGCTGCTGCGCCTCCTGCTCATGTTGCCCTGGTACGCATGGCCGGCTTTCCCGCTCGCCGCCTGGGCTCTGTGGGCAAGACGTCGGCACCTGCGCAGGACACCCCTTGCTCTGCCGATCTTCGCCCTGCTGTTCGCCCTGCCGACGATCAGCTTCTGGCTGGATGGCCGCAGCGCATCGGCGCTGCTGCTGCTACCGCCGCTGGTGCTGCTGGCAGTGCCGGGAGTCAGCTCGCTTCGACGCGGCGCCGCCAACGCGTTCGACTGGTTCGGCATGATCACCTTCAGTATCCTGGCGCTGCTCGCCTGGCTCGGCTGGTGCGCCATCGTCTTCGGCTGGCCGGCAAGCCTGGGCCGGCAGTCGCTGCGGCTGGCGCCGGGTTTCATCGCCCACTTCAGTCTCATCGCTGCCGGCTTCGCACTGCTGGCGACAGCCGCGTGGTGCTGGCTGATCGTCACCACGGCCCGCTCCCCGATGCGCGGCATCATGCACTGGATGGCCGGCCTGACGCTCTTCTGGCTGCTGGTGGCAGCGCTCTGGATGCCATGGATCGACCACATCAAGACCTATCGACAACCGGCCGCGTCACTCGCCAGAAACCTGCCAACGAGCTACGGGTGTATCGCGAGCGTCAACGTGGGGGATCCCGTGCTCGCCTCGCTCGACTACTTCGAGGGGATACGCACGCTGCCGGCGGCATCGCCTGCCGCCAGAAACTGCGAGCTGCGCCTGACGCATGGTTCGCCCCGGGACGGCGGCCTGACGACGGGAAGCGGCTGGCGCAAGATATGGCAGGGCGGGCGTCCAACCGATCGCCGCGAGAGCGAGAAGTTGCAGCTCTACCTGCGCGGCAGCAACCGGGCCGCCGCAGGCGCCTCCTGA
- the rpmE gene encoding 50S ribosomal protein L31, which yields MKDKIHPAYNEITVTCSCGNVFTTRSTMKKALHVEVCSACHPFYTGKQKIIDTAGRVEKFNQKYGAMRKTA from the coding sequence ATGAAAGACAAGATCCACCCTGCATACAACGAGATCACGGTGACCTGCTCCTGCGGCAACGTCTTCACCACCCGATCGACGATGAAAAAGGCACTGCACGTCGAGGTCTGTTCGGCCTGCCATCCCTTCTATACCGGCAAGCAGAAGATCATCGATACTGCGGGTCGGGTCGAGAAGTTCAATCAGAAGTACGGCGCCATGCGCAAGACGGCCTAG